One Natator depressus isolate rNatDep1 chromosome 6, rNatDep2.hap1, whole genome shotgun sequence DNA window includes the following coding sequences:
- the LOC141989659 gene encoding interferon-induced very large GTPase 1-like, producing the protein MATGDKYRILCTKRKELIQLIQRDPDNILDELLALSIITEEEYNSFNQKEDIVIKIRKLLIHIQKKGESTCQQFLECLEILFPGTNQNLQPSGHAVSQGSKGDTREELEERTEGEPPGEWRREKGGAAALTNGWRKEPLALGFLSPGEPEAADCPSPATRRSGKACGGETKGALSRTAERRSDGREQGEEKSRVQVVRGRGWRGDPALRLLGCSGGGVPGPGGPLLFVRILFSFCFTEKNNAFQGLLSQLNLQEYQSTKLRLQHVLEIGSESIENWTPQMLGDLPWHFLRKLMTLNGTARNTSLVHRAYDDEGGSEEAQIAGGDVFSFSDTDIRESLHPLDVLCAVLLCSDSFLQQEILSKMSMCQFALPLLLPPINTPKCTLLLWAMRDIVRKWRPHSLAESRGFREESLVLTAMPTISFVRMGSCSFSKSKLLNEVLSPSQQHHDFFIHRDMDSGNVPREIADGLVEISWYFPAGRENSDLFPEPVAATNLRGDIESHWLQFSFLTVVSSAVFIVTESISERQYTLLSSLQGSATKYYFILNCKNGNPKETLGFLNKLAPVLNLSKSQLLKKDSTTNNAGFVQKLKYTIKSITSSPPERMNLEAMAVTARELGIQVDEDRKECQSASKRAREITVEIKDVAKYKREMLRLQGDLWEKLAKVEKELCRMRRQGETATEDYKSQLREELLELRRQQNQCDLTDGLIKFINGIEQLPLMEKHYFLKWMKFSLDHIARDNLFKLRDQYKGESKMAGDDPQALTMLDKLISTTSLGVEHFMRELGQFYEAECSMVKEGDKAECQRHFIHLPGIAADLMLEGFPMELLDGDSSNIPLHWVTDVLTELHAKLGGRSRMVVLTVLGVQSTGKSTLLNTMFGLQFAVSSGRCTRGAFMMLIKVAENFQQELGCDFILVIDTEGLKAPELALLEDSYQHDNELATLVIGLSDITIVNMAMENATEMKDILQIAVHAFLRMEEIGQKANCQFVHQNVSDVSAREQNMRDRKHLLEQLNEMTKAAARMEKQCKKVKFSCIMDYDAEKHNWYIPGLWHGVPPMAPVNMGYSERVCELKKYLLDFIKKQSRNRAPKDIPQFVKWVESLWNAVKHENFIFSFRNSLVAEAYNQLSMKYSEWEWHFRKEIHLWVSEKETVIQNQTSEKLQASALSMLKNEAQEKLQHEKQKVLDNLQDYFESGVSNLHLIEKYREDFIRSANSLKNELESYSEHKCEVAIRIRKGQHKTENIQTSYMQIIEGKVDRVLDECRNKKHKLEHEELKSEFENMWRETLSELKFSSLQKREVYREMESQLRKDLANRGSAVRQKLQDLGSLLFHGINNFRMKNKYIDTAWIKTMKQLLSTGECETTVHTEELAKSLIEEGKRYSEEKVNSKVDYDEIHCRELLNMINERLQQEDVKKLGTTACFEVDLKIHILGEAAWRFQKMHEDFIQQNDPQCRLEKLKLQYFSTFTDLYLEKDENQTRARDFCYQCLKPALVDHINKRLGIEIVDDILNKAESIEYGSRTFFQFTVQKKLLEEMNFDNYVKYIKNYEEFVKTWIQRWMMDHYRETKRLGELEKKILSTIVKKVREVLESSKNEKNTTVLAFLNNFCEALQQDLVISKDNLLGIQFKNTAKTGQFCANIQTFLLDLEQEILLQFGGLDIQAKLSNLSLKPQDEIFKQVFGCGKQCPFCKVPCEAGGSDHKEHFASVHRPQGLCGYRYLDTQKLVYDICSSEVVSENSFRNSVTKGKRHPYKDYRIYYPDWRIQPDPSIEASDYWKFIFQKFNHQLANSYNANPADLPRDWGKITETRAQEGLKEVFNMK; encoded by the exons CTGTTTCCCAGGGCTCTAAGGGAGACACCAgagaagagctggaggagaggacagAAGGTGAGCCACCAGGGGAATGGcgaagggaaaagggaggagcagcagcactcACCAATGGATGGAGAAAAGAG CCCCTGGCTTTGGGGTTCCTGAGCCCAGGGGAGCCTGAAGCGGCAGACTGTCCATCACCGGCAACCCGGAGGAGCGGCAAGGCATGTGGTGGGGAGACGAAAGGAGCCCTCAGCCGGACAGCTGAGAGGAGGAGCGAtgggcgggagcagggggaggagaagtcCAGGGTCCAGGTCGtccggggaaggggctggagaggagaTCCAGCACTGCGGCTGCTGGGCTGTAGCGGAGGTGGAGTGCCGGGCCCGGGGGGGCCCCTGCTGT TCGTGAGAAtcctattttcattttgttttacagaGAAAAATAACGCTTTTCAAGGACTCCTTTCTCAGCTAAACCTGCAGGAATACCAAAGCACAAAACTCAGGCTGCAGCATGTCCTGGAAATTGGCTCAGAAAGTATAGAAAACTGGACTCCTCAGATGTTAGGGGATTTACCGTGgcatttcctgaggaaactaatGACTCTGAATGGGACAGCCAGAAACACAAGCCTTGTGCATAGAGCATATGATGATGAAGGAGGCAGTGAGGAGGCACAGATTGCAGGTGGAGATGTTTTTAGTTTTAGTGACACTGACATCAGAGAGTCTCTACATCCCCTCGATGTTCTCTGTGCCGTTCTGCTTTGCTCCGACAGTTTCCTACAGCAGGAGATCCTGTCCAAAATGTCCATGTGCCAGTttgccctccctctgctgctaccTCCCATCAACACCCCCAAGTGCACCCTACTGCTGTGGGCCATGAGGGACATTGTGAGGAAGTGGAGGCCGCACTCCCTGGCAGagagcagagggttcagagaggagagCCTGGTGCTCACAGCAATGCCAACCATTTCCTTTGTGCGGATGGGgagctgcagcttctccaagtCCAAACTCCTCAATGAggttctcagcccctcccagcagcaccacGATTTCTTTATCCATCGGGACATGGACTCTGGGAATGTCCCTCGGGAAATCGCAGATGGGCTGGTTGAGATTTCCTGGtatttccctgctgggagggagaaTTCAGATCTTTTCCCAGAACCCGTTGCAGCTACAAATCTGCGTGGAGACATTGAAtctcactggctgcagttcagctTTTTAACAGTGGTCTCCTCAGCAGTGTTCATAGTTACTGAGAGCATCAGTGAGAGACAATACACGCTGTTATCATCCCTGCAGGGATCAGCCACTAAATACTACTTCATCCTCAACTGCAAGAATGGAAATCCCAAGGAAACATTGGGATTCCTTAATAAGTTGGCTCCAGTGCTGAATCTGAGCAAATCGCAACTGCTGAAGAAAGACAGCACCACAAATAATGCAGGATTtgttcaaaaactgaaatatacaATAAAAAGCATAACAAGTTCACCTCCCGAGAGAATGAATTTGGAAGCCATGGCTGTGACTGCACGTGAACTAGGAATCCAGGTAGATGAGGACCGTAAGGAATGCCAGAGTGCAAGCAAGCGGGCGAGAGAAATCACTGTGGAAATAAAAGATGTGGCAAAGTACAAGAGGGAAATGCTGAGACTGCAGGGGGATCTCTGGGAAAAATTGGCTAAAGTGGAAAAAGAACTGTGCAGAATGAGAAGGCAAGGGGAGACTGCCACTGAAGACTATAAATCTCAACTGAGAGAGGAACTGTTGGAATTACGTAGACAGCAGAATCAATGTGACCTTACTGATGGATTGATTAAATTTATTAATGGAATAGAACAATTGCCTTTAATGGAGAAACATTACTTCCTGAAATGGATGAAGTTTAGCCTGGATCACATTGCTCGAGATAATCTTTTTAAACTACGGGATCAATATAAAGGGGAAAGTAAAATGGCAGGAGATGACCCACAAGCACTAACTATGCTGGATAAATTAATATCTACCACTTCCTTAGGGGTTGAGCATTTCATGCGTGAGTTGGGGCAGTTCTATGAAGCTGAATGCTCAATGGTTAAAGAAGGAGACAAGGCAGAATGCCAAAGACATTTCATCCATCTCCCAGGCATAGCAGCTGACCTGATGCTGGAAGGGTTTCCTATGGAACTGTTAGATGGAGATTCATCCAACATCCCACTGCATTGGGTGACAGATGTTCTGACTGAGCTCCATGCCAAGCTGGGGGGAAGGTCCAGAATGGTGGTTCTGACGGTGCTGGGAGTACAGAGCACTGGGAAATCCACCCTCCTCAACACCATGTTCGGCCTGCAGTTTGCAGTGAGCAGTGGCCGATGTACGCGGGGAGCCTTCATGATGCTCATTAAAGTGGCAGAGAACTTTCAGCAGGAACTGGGCTGTGACTTCATCCTGGTGATAGACACAGAAGGCTTGAAAGCCCCTGAACTGGCCCTGCTGGAGGATAGTTATCAACATGACAATGAGCTGGCCACACTGGTGATTGGGTTAAGTGACATAACCATCGTTAACATGGCCATGGAGAATGCCACTGAAATGAAGGATATTCTGCAAATTGCGGTCCATGCCTTTCTCAGAATGGAGGAAATAGGGCAAAAAGCCAACTGCCAATTTGTGCATCAGAATGTCAGTGATGTGTCTGCGCGTGAGCAAAACATGAGGGACAGGAAGCACCTCCTAGAGCAGCTGAATGAAATGACCAAAGCTGCAGCTAGGAtggaaaaacaatgtaaaaaagtgaaattttcatGTATTATGGACTATGATGCAGAGAAACACAACTGGTACATCCCTGGGCTGTGGCATGGAGTCCCTCCCATGGCTCCAGTGAACATGGGATACAGTGAGAGGGTGTGTGAGCTAAAGAAATACCTGCTTGATTTTATAAAGAAACAGTCACGTAATAGAGCCCCTAAGGACATTCCCCAGTTTGTCAAATGGGTGGAGAGCCTGTGGAATGCTGTAAAACACGAGAACTTCATCTTCAGTTTCAGAAACAGCCTTGTAGCTGAAGCCTATAACCAGCTGTCTATGAAGTATTCCGAGTGGGAGTGGCATTTCCGCAAAGAGATACATCTCTGGGTATCTGAAAAGGAAACTGTCATTCAGAATCAGACATCAGAGAAACTACAGGCTAGTGCCTTATCCATGTTGAAAAATGAGGCACAGGAAAAACTGCAGCACGAGAAACAAAAAGTTTTGGATAATTTACAAGATTATTTTGAAAGTGGAGTTTCGAATCTGCACCTGatagaaaagtacagagaagattTTATCAGGAGTGCAAACAGCCTCAAAAACGAACTTGAGAGCTACTCCGAGCACAAGTGCGAGGTAGCAATTCGAATTCGAAAAGGCCAGCACAAGACAGAAAACATCCAGACCTCATACATGCAGATAATTGAAGGGAAAGTTGACAGGGTCTTGGATGAATGTAGGAATAAAAAACATAAACTAGAGCATGAggaactgaaatcagaatttgaaAACATGTGGAGAGAAACACTGTCAGAGTTGAAGTTCAGCAGCTTACAGAAACGTGAAGTTTATCGAGAGATGGAGTCCCAGTTGAGAAAGGACCTGGCAAATCGAGGGAGTGCCGTCAGGCAGAAGCTACAGGATTTAGGTAGTTTGTTGTTTCATGGAATTAacaatttcagaatgaaaaacaagTACATAGATACAGCATGGATCAAAACTATGAAACAACTCTTGTCCACAGGGGAATGTGAAACAACTGTTCACACAGAAGAACTTGCTAAATCCTTAATAGAAGAGGGTAAAAGATACTCGGAAGAAAAGGTAAATTCCAAAGTGGACTACGATGAAATCCATTGCAGAGAACTGCTGAACATGATCAATGAGAGGCTCCAACAGGAGGATGTTAAAAAACTCGGCACTACTGCTTGCTTTGAAGTTGACCTGAAAATTCATATTTTGGGGGAGGCGGCTTGGAGATTTCAGAAGATGCATGAAGATTTTATCCAACAAAATGATCCTCAGTGTCGTCTAGAGAAGCTGAAACTTCAGTATTTCTCCACCTTCACTGACCTGTATTTGGAAAAAGATGAGAACCAAACAAGGGCCAGGGATTTCTGTTATCAGTGTCTCAAACCTGCCTTGGTGGATCATATCAACAAAAGGCTAGGAATAGAGATAGTAGATGACATTCTCAACAAGGCAGAGTCCATTGAATATGGCAGCCGGACCTTTTTCCAGTTCACTGTACAGAAAAAGCTTCTGGAGGAGATGAACTTTGATAACTAtgtgaaatatattaaaaactatGAAGAATTTGTCAAAACCTGGATTCAGAGATGGATGATGGATCATTACAGGGAGACTAAGCGTCTGGGAGAGTTGGAGAAAAAGATTCTATCTACAATAGTAAAGAAAGTGAGGGAAGTTCTGGAAAgctccaaaaatgaaaaaaataccacAGTCTTagcatttttaaacaacttttgtGAAGCGCTGCAGCAGGACCTAGTCATTTCCAAGGACAACTTACTTGGGATACAgtttaaaaacacagcaaaaacaGGCCAGTTTTGTGCTAATATTCAAACTTTTCTTCTGGATCTGGAACAAGAAATCTTACTCCAATTTGGTGGTTTGGATATTCAGGCCAAACTCTCCAATCTGTCATTAAAACCCCAGGATGAGATCTTCAAGCAAGTGtttggctgtgggaagcagtgtccATTTTGTAAAGTCCCCTGTGAAGCAGGAGGCAGTGACCACAAGGAGCATTTTGCATCTGTGCATCGGCCACAAGGATTATGCGGTTACAGGTATCTTGATACACAAAAACTTGTCTATGATATATGCTCATCTGAAGTGGTTTCTGAGAACTCATTCCGAAATTCAGTCACAAAAGGGAAACGTCATCCCTACAAAGATTATCGCATCTATTACCCAGACTGGCGCATTCAGCCAGATCCCAGCATTGAGGCTTCTGATTACTGGaagtttatttttcagaagttcaATCACCAGTTAGCTAACAGTTATAATGCTAACCCAGCAGATCTCCCAAGAGACTGgggaaaaataactgaaactcGGGCACAGGAAGGCCTAAAAGAAGTCTTTAACATGAAATAA